The following proteins are co-located in the Bacillus pumilus genome:
- the drmE gene encoding DISARM system-associated protein DrmE: protein MFSTVDKPLVHCRVHEQMLFRSEEYMVDDIVESLLHEENIILCTSRKYIFSYLILKTLIMDETIGFQKRENPSKRSEILVITNRFEMLDFLGNCSVNTERLFQICSNIHRYIGFCNMGDEYFTRVYWRHILYHYYEGNLPQEVPFHYVFPVASGYRKFNALARGNRNALGRRDSQNPTIYVTENLEMLKEQEQRFDYIFVDCSYIKKYIPHLPKGTLLFFDNPLDDRIQYLQKNSIKNYIVDRVCLENIDEKELGQPMQIIEDSLQKMSIHSLNVEYVKSSFEQEIERLIYLLDKLRKTGFSRYDSNIAAKLIYILIRLPISAEFYDLIVLMQPHRETIQGLLQELKDSENRYENNFFEEIILLFEDILYKNSLDHSNVKGEKLKESILNEVKQGKSVCVVSNSRNNQLALKEYISLAMGIQTEDLSKYDLQFFVSKDIYSQDMNLHCDSLFLYSAINFKDLQPLLKISYRRATLYLYKSEINLITQKLKKIIDAKNYALSHFVQNSGQLDSTNLYKYLYNRFNKFSRQKVISLNSEAADLLEKSTSVFPRVFRGEKDYKGTDAVKATLVRFTDGSVSFFTKKSAVYVLDNKNKRVTHKYFHEIGLKDSILFVDNDARKDLYRIFIQSIDAKDTSKQAYLSIKKWRELYEEKFLEKRMDDDRLFRLMRSAGWNKTTKSVLRNWRTGYSYGPRDKEDIIVLGEVLGINSFVEDVHFYYNAMSKIRLERRKASRILNRLIYSSNQILGNEEEAILTRYNLTLEQLNESVVTKRMKEIVSDRMYYIKPAEVGLLYNVDSKE from the coding sequence TTGTTTAGCACAGTAGACAAGCCTTTAGTACATTGTAGAGTACATGAGCAAATGCTTTTTCGATCAGAAGAGTATATGGTTGATGATATTGTTGAGTCTCTGTTGCATGAGGAAAACATAATACTTTGTACGTCTAGAAAGTACATATTTTCATATCTAATTTTAAAAACACTTATTATGGATGAAACAATTGGCTTTCAGAAAAGAGAGAACCCATCTAAACGGTCAGAAATTCTGGTAATAACCAATCGATTTGAGATGTTAGACTTCTTGGGAAATTGCTCTGTAAATACAGAGAGACTTTTTCAAATTTGCAGTAATATTCATCGATACATTGGGTTTTGCAATATGGGTGACGAATACTTTACTAGAGTGTATTGGAGACATATTCTTTACCATTACTACGAAGGTAATTTGCCTCAAGAGGTACCTTTTCACTACGTATTCCCTGTTGCCTCAGGATATCGCAAGTTTAATGCTCTTGCTAGAGGAAACAGAAATGCATTGGGGAGAAGGGATAGTCAAAACCCCACAATATATGTTACAGAGAATTTGGAGATGCTCAAAGAACAGGAGCAGCGATTTGATTATATATTTGTAGATTGTTCTTACATAAAAAAATACATACCGCATTTACCTAAGGGCACTTTGTTGTTTTTTGACAATCCTTTAGATGACCGCATTCAATATCTACAAAAAAACTCGATTAAGAATTATATAGTAGATAGGGTGTGTCTTGAGAATATTGATGAAAAAGAATTAGGACAACCCATGCAGATTATAGAAGATTCATTACAAAAAATGAGCATTCATTCACTCAATGTTGAGTATGTTAAAAGTAGTTTTGAGCAGGAAATTGAGCGTCTGATATATCTATTAGATAAATTAAGAAAGACTGGATTTTCAAGATATGATTCAAATATTGCAGCAAAACTAATATATATTTTAATAAGACTTCCTATCAGTGCTGAATTTTACGATTTGATTGTATTAATGCAACCACATCGAGAAACAATTCAAGGATTGCTCCAAGAACTAAAGGATAGTGAAAATCGTTATGAAAATAATTTTTTTGAAGAAATAATCTTATTATTTGAGGATATTTTGTACAAAAATTCTCTTGATCACTCTAATGTAAAGGGAGAGAAATTAAAGGAATCCATTTTAAACGAAGTAAAGCAGGGAAAAAGTGTTTGTGTGGTTTCGAATAGTCGTAATAATCAACTTGCTCTAAAAGAGTACATCTCGTTGGCAATGGGGATACAAACAGAGGACCTGTCAAAATATGATTTACAATTCTTTGTATCGAAAGATATATATTCCCAAGATATGAATTTGCACTGTGATTCTCTTTTTTTGTATTCTGCAATAAATTTCAAAGATTTACAACCTTTGTTGAAGATTTCTTATAGAAGAGCCACATTATACCTTTACAAATCAGAAATTAATTTAATTACTCAAAAATTAAAAAAGATAATAGATGCAAAAAATTATGCGTTAAGTCATTTTGTTCAAAACTCAGGTCAACTGGATAGTACTAATTTATATAAGTATCTTTATAATAGATTCAACAAATTTTCTCGTCAAAAAGTTATTAGCTTAAATAGTGAAGCTGCTGATTTGTTGGAGAAAAGCACTTCTGTGTTCCCTAGAGTTTTCCGTGGGGAGAAAGATTACAAAGGGACTGATGCTGTGAAAGCGACTTTGGTCCGTTTTACAGATGGGAGCGTATCCTTCTTTACCAAGAAAAGTGCAGTTTATGTTCTAGATAACAAGAATAAGCGAGTTACACATAAATATTTTCATGAGATAGGATTAAAAGACTCTATTTTATTTGTCGATAACGATGCTAGAAAAGACTTGTATAGAATATTCATTCAATCTATTGATGCTAAAGACACTAGTAAACAAGCATATTTATCCATAAAGAAATGGAGAGAATTATATGAGGAAAAGTTTTTGGAAAAACGGATGGACGATGATAGGTTATTCAGATTAATGCGATCTGCAGGTTGGAATAAAACCACAAAATCTGTTCTGCGAAACTGGAGGACCGGATATAGCTATGGTCCGCGGGACAAGGAGGATATTATAGTATTAGGTGAGGTCCTTGGTATAAATTCTTTTGTGGAAGATGTCCATTTTTATTACAATGCAATGTCGAAAATTAGACTGGAGAGACGCAAAGCTTCTAGAATTTTAAATAGATTGATTTATTCCTCAAACCAAATTCTTGGTAATGAGGAAGAAGCAATATTGACCAGATACAATCTTACTCTAGAACAGTTAAATGAATCCGTTGTTACCAAAAGAATGAAGGAAATTGTTTCAGACAGGATGTATTACATTAAACCTGCAGAAGTTGGTCTTTTATACAATGTTGATTCCAAGGAGTGA